Genomic window (Bradyrhizobium sp. 186):
TATCGACCAAGACACGCTGCTAAACGAAATTCCATTGCCGCAGATCGCCATTGCGTTCAGGAGAAGTGCAGTCTCTGCGATGCAGCGAAGCTCGAAAGCCGGTTCGTGAGTCCCCGCCTTGCCGAGCGCGACAAATCCGAACCAGACAATGATAGAAATTAGTAGCGTCAACCAGTGGAGCGGCATGAGCCGTCCGACTCGTCTCTGAAGAAATGAGCCATAACCGGAGAGGGTATCGACCTTTCCTTGATACACGTGCGCGATCACGAATCCGGAGATCACGAAAAACAGGTCGACGAACAAAGCGAGGCCGCTCGGCAGCGTGGGCCGGACGGCCGCTGGAAAAAAGAATTCAAAAGAATGGCGAACGACGATACCGACGGAGGCGACGAATCTTAGCAGATCCAGGTGCAGCATCTCGTTGGATGCGGCGCGAAGAGCTGGCAGTCTCCACGATTTTGCAGTCATGGCACGTTGCTCCAGCGCCTTCTTGCTCGGCCCGGCGAGCCGCCCCGACGGACTTTGACCAATGCTCCCAAGGCCAAGGCGAGCACCAGAAGGGAGTCGTTCGACAAGGCATCGGTCGTTTTGATCGAGCCGGCGAAGGTGAGGCGCGAACCGGCCTCCATAAACTGGTGATAGCTTTGCGGGGCCTGATGAGAACCGTCATTGACGTTGGCAATCTTCCGCTCGCCCGAACCAGCCGTCGGCTCAAACGACCCGCCGTCCATGAGTTTCTCGCCGCCCCGCCTCGGCATCGGGGAGGGCGGGGGCGCTTCCGCGGGCGGCATTTCGATCGCTGATCCATGGAGCGGCGGGGCTGGACCTGCGCGAAATTCTTCCGCGCTCATCGAATAGAAGCCGATCGTCTTCCATTGGGTCGAGAGCTCAATCCAGTTGCTGCCGCCGATGCCTGGATTGTTACTGTGATCATCAAGATAGGGGGCCTTCGTATGCCGCCACCAGTCTGCGCCCACCATGGCCACGAGATGCAAGTTCGGATCGGTGGTCCTCATGTCCATTTGAACATAGACGGCATCCACGGTTCCGGCTGGGTAGGTCCCTCGAGCTTTGTACCAAAAATGGTTGTTATAGCCGGCTGGAGGAGCGTCGAAGGAAATGGTCGCGCCGGCCAGAGGGATTGCTTTCATAGGAATGGCCACATTCCCCACGAAGTCCGGGACGAAATGCCCTCCGGTCAGCTGGGTCTTAGACTGGTCCTGTACCAACGCCCATTCACCCGATTGCTTTATACGAACATAGGTCTTCGCGTTTGCGACCTCGATCGCCGCATTTGGATTCGAATAGGGCGGTGCTCCGACCTTGGGGTAGACTTGCCCCCAACCCTCAACCGCGCTGAAATCCGCGGGCGGCGACCATAGCCCCCCGTCGTTCCAGCCTTGGTACCAGTTGTAGCTCGGAGGCACTCCTGCGGGAAAACCTTCGCTATTCCCACGCGTGTTCTGTCTGATGAGATCGGACATTGAGAAGTCCATCGGCCGTTCCGTCTTTACGCTGTGCGAGAGTTGCGCGTCACTCGGCTGGAGACCATTTCGGCGACGTGAACCGGCCCGCATAGGAGAAGAACAGCGTCATCGACGTAAAATTGTCGATCAGGTTCTCGGACAAAAAATAGATGAGAAGCACGGTGTACATGGTTTTCGCCGCCCGCTCCTTCAGCGAAAACATTATGCTGAACACGAAAACGACAAAGAGCACGCAGTTCAACAGTCCGTATTCCGCCAGCACGCGCAGGTAATCGTTGTGCGGCGGCAGCGGCAACACGGTCAAGACGCCGGTCTGACTTGCACCGTAACCGAACAATATTCCGCCGAGCCCTAGCGACGAATAAATCTGCCATATGTTCGTCCAGTGGGTGATGCGGAAGAACGCGGACATGTCCGTCGTACCCGTCAAATCGATCAACTGCTTGGTTGACATTCGCGCGATGGTGCTCGGGTCGAGGCTCCAGATAAGCGCTATTGCGCTCAGACCCGTTATCAGTCGATCCAGCGCGCCAAGCGCGTAGGCGGCGAGGCTGGCTATTGCCAACAAGAAGAGCGCGACGAATACCTGTGGTCTCAACGGGAAGAAAGACCAGAGACCAATGGCGACGATGGTTGCCAATGCGGGGCCAACTCGGTTCATGATCGCAGCATTTACGAACTGCGCTATCAGGACCTTGTTTCCGAACCAGGGAGAAACGGCAAAGAATAGAGCCGAAAAGTAAAGCGCTGCGGTGTTTGTGTTCGGAAAATAGGAGAACACGTCAGGATATTCGATGCCGGTATAGACTTTCGTCTGGCCGACCACCTTGAAAAGTAGTGGCAGAGCCGCGAGTGCGTAGATGCACCGCTTCTCGGATCGGTGCAACCGCTCCGGCGTAGTGCGGCCTGCGACGTAGAATGAATAGATGGATAGGAGCTTCAAGCCGTCCGATAGCTCGAAAGCGCCAAAATTCACCAGATAGCTCGTACCTGTGAAGATACAGGCGAGCATCAGCAAGATCTTGTAAAAGGCACTGCCCTCTCTCGTTACCAGTACGTGGTAGGCGGACCATGAAATAAGCAGCAGGCTTGTCGAGTTGCTCAGGACGTTGAATACACTCGATCCGGTGAGGTGGTAGAGAAACGTCAAGCAGTTCAGGAACACGAGGCCGAGGCAGGTTACCACGAAGAACCGGCCGTGGACGGCCATCGAGGCGGAAGCGCGGTGTGATGTCTCTCTTCCCAGAGCCAGATCGTTCACAACCAACTTACTCCACTTCCCTGGCCGTACAGTTCCCGCGGTGCCCTGTTAGCAGCCTTAGCCTGCTCGAACTGGGCCAATCTCAGCGCTCAACATGTCGGCGATCGCTGAATCCGATTTGACGGTCGTCAATATCGGTCCGCGCGCTTCGGTGGAGGCTGCGGCAATCAGAAGAAGTGGAGTCGTCGGTGGAACGTAGAAGCACAATATTCGCCGGCGCCTTTGGTCTGTTATGGCGGCGACAGTGGATCATTTACCTGGCCGTTTTGCTGACGTCCGGGGTAGCCTTTCTTTACTACGCGACGGTCGGGGACCGGTTCGAGGCGTATGTGCTGTTGCGCGCCGGGCAGGGGATCAAGGA
Coding sequences:
- a CDS encoding O-antigen ligase family protein — encoded protein: MNDLALGRETSHRASASMAVHGRFFVVTCLGLVFLNCLTFLYHLTGSSVFNVLSNSTSLLLISWSAYHVLVTREGSAFYKILLMLACIFTGTSYLVNFGAFELSDGLKLLSIYSFYVAGRTTPERLHRSEKRCIYALAALPLLFKVVGQTKVYTGIEYPDVFSYFPNTNTAALYFSALFFAVSPWFGNKVLIAQFVNAAIMNRVGPALATIVAIGLWSFFPLRPQVFVALFLLAIASLAAYALGALDRLITGLSAIALIWSLDPSTIARMSTKQLIDLTGTTDMSAFFRITHWTNIWQIYSSLGLGGILFGYGASQTGVLTVLPLPPHNDYLRVLAEYGLLNCVLFVVFVFSIMFSLKERAAKTMYTVLLIYFLSENLIDNFTSMTLFFSYAGRFTSPKWSPAE